The following are encoded in a window of Rhizobium sp. WYJ-E13 genomic DNA:
- a CDS encoding LysR family transcriptional regulator yields MIDLNDIAIFARVIEAGSFTAAARLIGTPKTTVSRRIAALERELGVRLLQRTTRSLGMTDAGRLYYEEASQALRRIEEANIRLAEARAEPAGTIRISAPVGFVSHFLADTVFEFMATYEKSRVELRLTDEKLNLIDNGIDLAFRTGTLEDSTLIARRLGPTYRLLCASPAYLARAGMPSTPADLATHQCVIAGPSAAHALWVLQGEKGEESVTVSGRFAANEMQAVMAAALAGYGIAQLPYGIAFTCIADGRLQRVLENHTTPAGGLHVVYPSSKHLSPLVRAFIALAEKRLHEADARNVLPSVA; encoded by the coding sequence ATGATCGACCTGAACGACATCGCGATCTTCGCCCGCGTCATCGAAGCCGGCAGCTTTACCGCCGCCGCGCGGCTGATCGGCACCCCGAAGACGACGGTCAGCCGCCGGATCGCCGCTCTGGAGCGCGAACTCGGCGTCCGGCTTCTGCAGCGCACCACCCGCAGCCTCGGCATGACCGATGCCGGGCGTCTCTATTACGAGGAGGCGAGCCAGGCGCTGCGGCGCATCGAGGAGGCCAATATCCGGCTGGCCGAAGCCCGCGCCGAGCCCGCGGGCACGATCCGCATTTCCGCCCCTGTCGGCTTCGTCAGCCACTTCCTGGCCGATACGGTCTTCGAGTTCATGGCGACCTACGAGAAATCCAGGGTCGAGCTGCGCCTGACCGACGAGAAACTGAACCTGATCGACAACGGCATAGATCTCGCCTTCCGCACCGGAACGCTGGAGGATTCCACCCTGATCGCCCGAAGGCTCGGCCCCACCTACCGCCTGCTCTGCGCCAGCCCCGCCTATCTCGCGCGTGCAGGCATGCCGTCAACCCCGGCCGATCTCGCCACCCATCAATGCGTGATCGCCGGGCCGTCAGCCGCTCATGCGCTCTGGGTGCTGCAGGGAGAAAAGGGCGAAGAATCCGTCACCGTCTCGGGCCGTTTTGCCGCCAACGAAATGCAGGCCGTCATGGCCGCCGCCCTTGCCGGCTACGGCATTGCGCAACTGCCCTATGGCATCGCTTTCACCTGCATCGCCGATGGCAGGCTGCAGCGTGTGCTGGAGAACCATACGACGCCGGCGGGCGGGCTGCATGTCGTCTATCCTAGCAGCAAACACCTTTCGCCGCTGGTGCGCGCCTTCATCGCGCTTGCCGAAAAGCGGCTGCATGAGGCCGATGCGCGCAACGTCCTGCCCTCCGTCGCCTGA